The genomic stretch TTCGCCTGTTCGCCTCCTGTCAGCGGCACCTTGCGGCCCTCGAGCAGCGAGAGCGCGACGTGCGGCACGAGGCGGGCCGGCGCCTCCCACTCGCCGTAGAGGTTGTACGGACGCAGGACCGCGAGCGGCACGCCGCGCTCGCCCGCGATGGTCCGCGCGATGACCGTGGCCGCTGCCTTGGTGGCGCCGTAGGCCGTGGTCGGTGCCACCGGCGAGCCCTCGTCGGAGTCCTCGCGAAGGTCACCGTACTCGGCGCACGTGCCCGTGTGCACACACAGGCGCAGGTCAGGCAGGCCTGCGCAGCCCGCAACGACCGCGGCGGTCGCGGTCACGTTGGCCTGCGCGAGTGCGGCGGCGTCGGCGGCCGGCGACAGGGCGATCGCCCCGGCGAGGTGGAAGACGAGAGCGGGGGCGGCCGCGGCGAGCGCCGAAGCGACCGCGGCGGCGTCCGTGAAGTCGGCGGCAGCCCACGAGACGCGGTCCGCCACGTCGTCGAGGCGCGGGGTGTCCGCGCCGGCGGGACC from Actinomycetota bacterium encodes the following:
- a CDS encoding NAD-dependent epimerase/dehydratase family protein, with amino-acid sequence GPAGADTPRLDDVADRVSWAAADFTDAAAVASALAAAAPALVFHLAGAIALSPAADAAALAQANVTATAAVVAGCAGLPDLRLCVHTGTCAEYGDLREDSDEGSPVAPTTAYGATKAAATVIARTIAGERGVPLAVLRPYNLYGEWEAPARLVPHVALSLLEGRKVPLTGGEQAKDYLYVGDLARAYLAAAASADAATGGVFNVASGECVTVREVVEALCDALGADRALLRFGEVPYRENEMWRQSASVARIRTTLRWEPAQTLASGMAVTAAWYRDNRGLYGR